The DNA sequence TCTCACTATGGTTTCACGGTAGATGATGCTCCTTTTTATTATACAGAACGAGGCGGCGAGTTTGAGGTGAAGGTGAAAATTACAGCGGACTATAAAAACAGGTTTGATCAAGCCGGACTGATGCTGAGGATTGATCATGAAAACTACATCAAAGCAGGGATTGAGTTTGTGGACGGGAAGTACAATTTAAGTGCCGTCGTAACGCATAAAACCAGTGATTGGAGCATTGTGCCGATCGAAAACGCTATCCCATTTGTATGGATAAAAGCAATCCGTAGATTAGATGCGGTAGAAGTTTTCTATTCTTTTGATGATAAAACCTATACTATGATGCGCAATGCCTGGCTACAGGACAACCATCCGGTCAAAGTTGGTGTGATGGCAGCATGCCCAGACGGTAATGGATTCGACGTAAAATTCGAGCAATTTAAAATCACTCCGCTGGCAGATCAGCGCCGCACAGAGTGGTTAGAAAGAAACGCAGGAAATTAAGATCGGGTAGAAACATAACGGTATTTACATTGTCCTGACGATGGCACCAGGCAATTGTGACGATATCGCGACGATAGATGGCTACCGATGCGTGTATCTTTGAATTATGACAAACGTAAAATTTTCGACGCTGGAATTGGCGACTGTGGTAAAAGGCGATAATCTCGCCGGCGCCATGGCTCGTACGGTGCAAAGCGCGCAAGCATCCGAAAAATACGGATTCGAACGCATCTGGCTTGCGGAACATCATAATATGGAGTACATCGCGAGCTCCGCCACTTCCTTACTTATTCAGCATATTGCAAGCAATACAGAACGTATTCGCGTAGGATCAGGAGGTATCATGTTGCCGAATCATGCTCCCTTAGTCATTGCAGAGCAGTTCGGAACGTTGGAGACCCTATTTCCCGGCCGGGTAGAGATTGGTTTGGGCCGGGCACCGGGCACCGATCAGCAAACTGCTATGGCGCTTCGCCGGAATAACCTGAACACATCCTTTTATTTCAAAGATGATGTACAGGCATTGCAGCAATATTTAAGTTCAGGAAACCAAACCGCCAAAGTGAGGGCCTTTCCGGGGGAAGGATTGGAAATACCTTTATGGATACTGGGTTCGAGCACAGATAGTGCTTACTTAGCAGCCGAATTGGGATTACCCTATGCCTTCGCCGCGCATTTTGCACCCGCTATGCTATCACAAGCGATTGAGATCTATAGAGCCAACTTCAAGCCGAGTGAGCAGTTAGAAAAGCCGTATGTATTGATATGTGCTAACATTGTACCTGCAGAAACCAATGAAGAAGCACAGCTTTTATCCACCAGCTTATTCAATATGTTTTGCGGTATTATTACCAATCGCAGAGCGCCGCTCTCCCCGCCTACGTCAGAACCAATTTATGCTGGAATCCCAGAAATCGAACAGGCAGTGCAATCCATGATCAGCTGTACGTTTATGGGAGATACGCCGACATTGGTAAGAGATCTTCAGAAATTCATCGACCAACATCAACCCGATGAAATCATGACTACAAATTATATATTCGACAATCAGAAGCGGCTAGACGCATTCCGACTAACGGCCGATATATTTAAACAAATCAACCATCAATAGCATGCGTGTATTAGCAGAGTTACCCCATCCGTCTTTCAAGATTAGTCTGTTTGGTATGAACCAAAAATTCATCATCAAGTTTGAACAAGGAACATTGGAACAGTCCTACAAAATCGCAGAGACGGATATCATCGGAGGAGTGAATGGCGTCTTTGAATTACTAGATGAAGCCTTTCTAAAAACAGTCGAAGACACCTTTCAACAGATGCGCGGCAGTTTTGTAGAAGCGTATAACAGATATGAATAATCAATTCATATCTGTTAATATAAAACCCTGTTAAATAAATACTTATTTAACAGGGTTTTTCTTTTCAGAATTATATTTGGCATCTTCCGTATAGCATCCATATGTTACTATTTTATAGACAAACAATAAGTACATATAAACAATATAAAATATTGATATTTAAATATTTATATTATAATACAAAATATTATTTGGCAAGCAAATTTTGTAGATATGGGATACTTTTGATGGCAGTTTGCTCTACAAGAACAGTTTTCGCCGGAACGCTATAATTAGATGCATTCGGGTCTACAAATATAAGTGTGCAATCACTTTTTAAGTAATGCAAAAGATTGGCTGCTGGATACACTTGAAGTGACGTGCCGATCACAATAAATACATCTGCTCCTTCTGCCATAGCAATCGCGACATCCATTGCCGGCACGGCTTCGCCGAACCAAACTACATGCGGCCTTAGTGGTGCACCGCGCTCGCAGCAGTCGGTCATAAGCAGCGTATCCCCCGCTATCGAATATATCGCTTTTGAATCCAATGAAGATTGCGACATTCTGATTTGCCCATGGAGATGCAGTACCCGATCACTGCCAGCGCGTTCATGCAGATCATCGATGTTTTGTGTAATGATCTGCACATCTTCTAATTTTGCCAAGTCGGCCAGGTAACAGTGTGCCGCATTTGGCTGCGCCGCAATACATGCCTTGCGTCTCAAATTATAGAAATGCTGCACGCGTGCCGGATCCCGTTGCCATGCTTCCGGCGTAGCCACTTCTTCTATACGATATCCTTCCCATAGTCCATCCGTTCCACGAAAGGTTTGCAAGCCACTCTCCGCAGAAATACCAGCTCCAGTAAATACGACGATCTTCCTCATAAAATGGGTTTAAAATAAAA is a window from the Sphingobacterium sp. lm-10 genome containing:
- a CDS encoding Sir2 family NAD-dependent protein deacetylase, which gives rise to MRKIVVFTGAGISAESGLQTFRGTDGLWEGYRIEEVATPEAWQRDPARVQHFYNLRRKACIAAQPNAAHCYLADLAKLEDVQIITQNIDDLHERAGSDRVLHLHGQIRMSQSSLDSKAIYSIAGDTLLMTDCCERGAPLRPHVVWFGEAVPAMDVAIAMAEGADVFIVIGTSLQVYPAANLLHYLKSDCTLIFVDPNASNYSVPAKTVLVEQTAIKSIPYLQNLLAK
- a CDS encoding DUF1349 domain-containing protein, producing MTSIVRVLILIALTSLSFEVAAQKLDKLIWFNEPNDWEIKDDALNMFVTPKSDYWRISHYGFTVDDAPFYYTERGGEFEVKVKITADYKNRFDQAGLMLRIDHENYIKAGIEFVDGKYNLSAVVTHKTSDWSIVPIENAIPFVWIKAIRRLDAVEVFYSFDDKTYTMMRNAWLQDNHPVKVGVMAACPDGNGFDVKFEQFKITPLADQRRTEWLERNAGN
- a CDS encoding LLM class flavin-dependent oxidoreductase → MTNVKFSTLELATVVKGDNLAGAMARTVQSAQASEKYGFERIWLAEHHNMEYIASSATSLLIQHIASNTERIRVGSGGIMLPNHAPLVIAEQFGTLETLFPGRVEIGLGRAPGTDQQTAMALRRNNLNTSFYFKDDVQALQQYLSSGNQTAKVRAFPGEGLEIPLWILGSSTDSAYLAAELGLPYAFAAHFAPAMLSQAIEIYRANFKPSEQLEKPYVLICANIVPAETNEEAQLLSTSLFNMFCGIITNRRAPLSPPTSEPIYAGIPEIEQAVQSMISCTFMGDTPTLVRDLQKFIDQHQPDEIMTTNYIFDNQKRLDAFRLTADIFKQINHQ